Proteins from a genomic interval of Staphylococcus debuckii:
- the polX gene encoding DNA polymerase/3'-5' exonuclease PolX → MTKKDVVGLLEKIATYMELNGENTFKVSAYRKAAQSLEADERTLDEIDDVTDLKGIGKGVGEVINEYLATGQSETLEALEKEVPAGLVPLLKIQGLGSKKIAKLYKELGITNKEALQEACEKKQVSALSGFGKKTEENILAGVKALSERKTHFPIHLLIKLNNEIEAYLTTVEGIDKFHVAGSFRRVKEMSKDLDYIISSTEPEKVQKALLDIPHKVKDVAVGLTKVSVEVEFDDEIIEIDFRIIEPAAYYHTLQHFTGSKDHNIRIRQLAKERDEKVSEYGIEQADGTLLQFDSEAAIYEHFGRPWIAPPMRVDGSEFDRDLSDIITLDDIKGDVHMHTTMSDGAFSLREMVEANIAKGYEYMVVTDHSRSLRVAHGLDIDRLLRQNAEIKKLNAEYDEIDIYSGTEMDILADGTLDYPDEILAQLDYVIASIHQSFGQTEEEIMHRLESACRNPYVRHIAHPTGRVIGRRPGYKVNLPRLFDLARETDTILEINASPQRLDLSAEVLRPVHDIMVTINTDAHHIDNLELMKYGVATAQKAFINKDRVLNTMSRADFKSFIENNKKLQK, encoded by the coding sequence ATAACTAAGAAAGATGTTGTCGGTTTATTAGAGAAAATCGCAACTTACATGGAACTTAATGGTGAAAATACCTTTAAAGTTTCTGCCTATCGTAAAGCAGCGCAAAGTTTAGAAGCAGATGAGCGTACCTTAGATGAAATTGATGATGTTACAGATTTAAAGGGCATCGGTAAAGGTGTCGGGGAAGTTATCAATGAATATTTAGCGACTGGCCAGTCTGAAACTTTAGAAGCCTTGGAAAAAGAAGTGCCTGCAGGATTAGTGCCCTTATTAAAAATTCAAGGTCTAGGCAGTAAAAAAATTGCCAAGTTATATAAAGAACTCGGGATCACGAATAAAGAAGCATTACAAGAAGCTTGTGAAAAGAAACAAGTCAGTGCGTTAAGTGGTTTCGGTAAAAAGACAGAAGAGAATATTTTGGCAGGCGTCAAAGCGCTAAGTGAACGTAAAACACATTTTCCAATTCATCTTCTTATCAAATTAAATAATGAAATTGAAGCTTATTTGACGACGGTAGAAGGCATTGATAAATTCCATGTTGCCGGCAGTTTCCGCCGTGTTAAAGAAATGAGTAAAGATTTAGATTATATTATCAGCTCAACAGAACCTGAAAAGGTCCAAAAAGCATTGCTTGATATTCCTCATAAAGTGAAAGATGTCGCAGTCGGATTGACTAAAGTATCTGTCGAAGTAGAATTTGACGATGAAATTATTGAAATCGACTTCCGGATTATTGAGCCGGCAGCTTATTATCATACACTGCAACATTTTACAGGTTCTAAAGATCATAATATTCGTATCCGTCAACTGGCCAAAGAACGTGATGAAAAGGTCAGTGAATATGGCATTGAACAAGCGGACGGCACTTTATTGCAATTTGACAGTGAAGCTGCTATTTATGAACACTTCGGCAGACCGTGGATTGCACCGCCTATGCGTGTAGACGGTTCAGAATTTGATCGTGATTTATCTGACATCATTACGTTAGATGATATTAAAGGTGATGTGCATATGCATACCACAATGAGTGACGGTGCCTTCAGTTTGAGAGAAATGGTTGAAGCCAATATTGCTAAAGGCTACGAATATATGGTAGTAACAGATCATTCACGCAGTTTGAGAGTAGCACACGGGCTAGATATCGACCGTTTATTACGTCAAAATGCTGAAATTAAAAAGCTGAATGCAGAATATGATGAAATAGATATTTATTCTGGAACTGAAATGGATATTTTAGCAGACGGTACACTGGATTATCCAGACGAGATATTAGCGCAGTTGGATTATGTTATTGCTTCTATCCACCAAAGCTTCGGCCAAACAGAAGAAGAAATTATGCACCGTTTAGAGTCTGCATGCCGCAATCCTTATGTACGTCATATTGCACATCCGACAGGCCGCGTGATCGGACGCCGACCAGGTTATAAAGTTAATCTGCCACGCTTATTTGACTTGGCACGTGAAACGGATACCATTTTAGAAATCAATGCTAGTCCACAACGTTTGGATTTAAGTGCAGAAGTGTTAAGACCCGTGCATGATATTATGGTAACGATTAATACAGATGCCCACCATATTGATAATTTAGAATTGATGAAATACGGTGTAGCTACTGCTCAAAAAGCCTTTATCAATAAAGATAGAGTCTTAAATACGATGAGTCGCGCAGACTTTAAATCGTTTATTGAAAATAATAAAAAACTACAGAAATAG
- a CDS encoding endonuclease MutS2 translates to MRQKTLDVLDFEKIKASVEKEAVSDLGKAKAAQMTPASDYDTVVYQMNETDELSQIYNKHRLPSLSGLTEVKPLIHRAKIGSILNVRELNQIKRLIQVQNQYKTFYSQLLEEEEAINYPILDERMAQLPILSDLYQEIHQKCDNFDLFDDASYELQSIRSRIHSTSNRIKQNLDRVVKSQSNQKKLSDAIITVRNDRHVIPVKAEYRQDFNGIVHDQSSSGQTLYIEPSAVVEMNNKISRLRNDEKVEVERILSALSAEVAAEADACLIAESVMGQIDFLTAKARYGQSIKGTKPEFTQERNVYLPKAFHPLLDRETVVANTIEFAEDIQTVIITGPNTGGKTVTLKTLGLIIVMAQSGLLIPALDGSKLNVFDNVYCDIGDEQSIEQSLSTFSSHMKNIVEILKHADHNSLILFDELGAGTDPSEGAALAMSILDHVQQLGALVMATTHYPELKAYSYNREGVMNASVEFDVNTLSPTYKLLMGVPGRSNAFEISSKLGLSGNIIREAKSLIGQDEQEINNMIASLEKNAKKVETQRIELDQLLREAKQVHGDLNKKYEQYQNYEKQLMDDAKVKANQRVKAATKEADDIIQDLRQMRDEKDAEVKEHELIEKRKHLDEQYEGTDIKQNVKKQKWDEIKAGDEVKVLTYGQKGEVLEILDDDEAVVQMGIIKMKLPIADLEKKKKTQEKPAKTISRTNRSSVKMELDLRGYRYEEAITALDQYLDQAMLSNYENVYIIHGKGTGALQKAVQQHLKKHKNVASFRTGMPSEGGFGVTVAELK, encoded by the coding sequence ATGAGACAGAAAACCTTAGATGTGCTTGATTTTGAGAAAATCAAAGCAAGCGTTGAAAAAGAAGCAGTCAGTGATTTAGGAAAAGCTAAAGCAGCCCAAATGACGCCTGCATCTGATTATGATACTGTCGTTTATCAAATGAATGAGACAGATGAACTTTCCCAAATCTATAATAAGCATCGTTTACCGAGTTTAAGCGGATTGACAGAAGTCAAACCGCTGATTCATCGTGCGAAAATCGGCAGTATCTTAAATGTGAGAGAACTGAATCAAATTAAACGTTTAATTCAAGTTCAGAATCAATACAAAACTTTTTACAGTCAATTATTAGAAGAAGAGGAAGCCATCAATTATCCTATTTTAGACGAAAGAATGGCGCAATTGCCGATACTCTCAGATTTATATCAAGAGATTCATCAGAAATGCGATAACTTTGATTTATTTGATGATGCCAGTTATGAATTGCAAAGTATCAGAAGTCGCATTCACAGTACTTCAAATCGTATTAAACAGAATTTAGACAGAGTCGTTAAGAGTCAATCGAATCAGAAGAAATTATCTGATGCGATTATCACGGTCAGAAACGACCGTCATGTTATCCCTGTCAAAGCAGAATACCGTCAAGACTTTAATGGTATCGTGCATGACCAATCTTCTTCAGGACAAACTTTATATATCGAACCATCAGCCGTAGTGGAAATGAATAACAAAATCAGCCGTTTGCGTAATGATGAAAAGGTAGAAGTAGAACGTATTCTGAGTGCACTTTCTGCTGAAGTAGCTGCTGAAGCGGATGCATGTCTAATTGCCGAATCAGTGATGGGTCAAATTGACTTCTTAACAGCGAAAGCACGTTACGGCCAATCTATTAAAGGAACGAAACCTGAATTTACACAAGAACGCAATGTCTATCTGCCGAAAGCGTTTCATCCATTATTAGACCGCGAAACAGTAGTAGCGAATACAATTGAATTTGCAGAAGATATTCAAACAGTAATTATCACTGGGCCTAATACAGGTGGTAAAACCGTAACCTTGAAAACACTGGGCTTAATTATTGTGATGGCACAATCAGGACTATTGATTCCAGCTTTAGATGGCAGTAAATTAAACGTCTTCGATAACGTATATTGTGATATCGGAGATGAACAATCTATCGAACAATCACTTTCTACTTTCTCTTCTCATATGAAGAATATTGTAGAGATATTGAAACACGCAGACCATAACAGCCTGATTCTATTTGATGAATTAGGTGCAGGAACAGACCCGAGTGAAGGGGCTGCACTTGCAATGAGTATTCTGGATCATGTGCAACAATTAGGTGCCTTAGTGATGGCCACTACCCACTATCCGGAATTAAAAGCCTATAGCTATAACCGTGAAGGCGTCATGAATGCCAGCGTGGAATTCGACGTCAACACGTTAAGCCCGACTTATAAATTACTGATGGGTGTGCCTGGACGTTCCAATGCCTTTGAAATTTCCAGCAAACTAGGTCTGAGTGGCAATATTATCCGCGAAGCGAAATCCTTAATCGGTCAAGATGAACAAGAAATCAACAATATGATTGCTTCTTTAGAAAAGAATGCTAAGAAAGTAGAAACACAACGTATTGAGCTCGACCAATTATTAAGAGAAGCTAAACAAGTACATGGCGATTTAAATAAAAAATACGAGCAATATCAAAATTACGAGAAACAACTTATGGATGATGCTAAAGTCAAAGCGAATCAACGTGTGAAAGCTGCGACGAAAGAAGCGGATGACATTATTCAAGACTTGCGTCAGATGCGCGATGAAAAAGATGCTGAAGTCAAAGAACATGAACTGATTGAGAAACGTAAACACCTAGATGAGCAATATGAAGGCACAGATATCAAACAAAATGTTAAGAAACAAAAATGGGATGAAATCAAAGCCGGAGACGAAGTCAAAGTTTTGACTTACGGACAAAAAGGCGAAGTGCTTGAGATATTGGATGATGATGAAGCGGTTGTCCAAATGGGTATCATTAAAATGAAATTACCAATTGCAGATTTAGAGAAGAAAAAGAAAACACAAGAGAAACCAGCTAAGACGATTTCACGTACCAACCGTTCCAGCGTGAAAATGGAGCTAGATTTGAGAGGCTATCGTTATGAAGAAGCAATCACAGCACTCGACCAATATCTCGACCAAGCAATGCTCAGCAACTACGAAAACGTTTATATCATTCACGGAAAGGGAACAGGTGCATTGCAAAAGGCAGTACAGCAACATTTGAAAAAGCATAAAAACGTAGCTTCATTCCGTACAGGTATGCCGAGCGAAGGCGGATTCGGTGTAACGGTTGCCGAATTGAAGTAA
- the trxA gene encoding thioredoxin codes for MALVKVTDSNFDEKVQDGVKLVDFWATWCGPCKMIAPVLEELAQDFEGKADVLKLDVDENPNTAAKFEVMSIPTLIVFKDGQPVDKVVGFQPKENLAEVLNKHL; via the coding sequence ATGGCATTAGTAAAAGTAACTGACTCAAACTTTGATGAAAAAGTTCAAGACGGTGTTAAATTAGTAGATTTCTGGGCAACTTGGTGCGGACCATGTAAAATGATTGCTCCAGTATTAGAAGAATTAGCACAAGATTTTGAAGGTAAAGCTGACGTCTTAAAATTAGACGTAGACGAAAATCCTAACACTGCTGCTAAATTCGAAGTAATGAGTATTCCAACTCTTATCGTTTTCAAAGATGGACAACCTGTAGATAAAGTAGTCGGTTTCCAACCAAAAGAAAACTTAGCAGAAGTTTTAAACAAACACCTATAA